A genomic stretch from Panthera uncia isolate 11264 chromosome E3, Puncia_PCG_1.0, whole genome shotgun sequence includes:
- the TNRC6A gene encoding trinucleotide repeat-containing gene 6A protein isoform X6 — translation MRELEAKATKDVERNLSRDLVQEEEQLMEEKKKKKDDKKKKEAAQKKATEQKIKVPEQIKPSVSQPQPANSNNGTSTATSTNNNAKRATANNPQQPQPPQQPPQPPQQPQQPQPQPQPPQALPRYPREVPPRFRHQEHKQLLKRGQHFPVIAANLGSAVKVLSSQSESSALTNQQPQNNGEVQNSKNQSDLNHNTSGSHYENSQRGPVSSPSDSSTNCKNAVVNDSPEKEVWPSVPGSDPELASECMDADSVSSSESERNITIMASGNTGGEKDGLRNSTGLGSQNKFVVGSSSNNVGHGGSTGPWGFSHGAIISTCQVSVDAPESKSESSNNRMNAWGTVSSSSNGGLNPSTLNPASNHGAWPVLENNGLALKGPVGSGSSGINIQCSTIGQMPNNQSINSKVGGSATHGTWGSLQETCESEVSGTQKVSFSGQPQNITTEMTGPNNTTNFMTSSLPNSGSVQNNELPSNTGAWRVSTMNPPQIQAPSVMNGTSLSHLSNGESKSGGSYGTTWGAYGSNYSGDKCSSPNGQANGDTVNATLMQPGMNGPVGTNFQVNANKGGGVWESGAAGSQSASWGSGNGASSGGSRRGWGAPAQNTGTNLPGAEWSKLPSNQHSNDSANGNGKKFTNGWKSTEEEDQGAATSQTNEQNSVWAKTGGTVESEGSTESTGRLEEKATGESQSRDRRKIDQHTLLQSIVNRTDLDPRVLSNSGWGQTPIKQNTAWDTETSPRGERKTDNGTEAWGSSATQTFNSGACVDKTSPTSNDTSSVSGWGDPKPALRWGDSKGSNCQGGWEDDSAATGTVKSNQWGNCKEEKSTWNDSQKSKQGWGDGQKSNQGWAVSASDNWGETSRSNHWGEANKKSSSGGSDSDRSVSGWNELGKTSSFTWGNNINPNNSSGWDESSKPNPSQGWGDPPKSNQSLGWGDSSKPVGSPDWNKPQDLVGSWGIPPATGKPPGTGWLGGPIPAPTKEEEPTGWEEPSPESIRRKMEIDDGTSAWGDPSKYNYKNVNMWNRNVPNGSGRSDQQAQVQQLLPSASAISSKETGGGSGPKSMQDGWCGDDMPLPGNRPTGWEEEEDVEIGMWNSNSSQELNSSLNWPPYTKKMSSKGLSGKKRRRERGTMKGGNKQEEAWINPFVKQFSNISFSRDSPEENVQSNKMDLSGGMLQDKRMDIDKHSLNIGDYNRTVGKGPGSRPQISKESSMERSPYFDKNGNPSMFGVGNTAAQARGLQQPPAQPLSSSQPNLRAQVPPPLLSPQVPVSLLKYAPNNGGLNPLFGPQQVAMLNQLSQLNQLSQISQLQRLLAQQQRAQSQRSVPSGNRQQQDQQGRPLSVQQQMMQQSRQLDPNLLVKQQTPPAQQQPLHQPAMKPFLENVMPHTTPELQKGPSPINAFSNFPIGLNSNLNVNMDMNSIKEPQSRLRKWTTVDSISVNTSLDQNSSKHGAISSGFRLEESPFVPYDFMNSSTSPASPPGSIGDGWPRAKSPNGSSSVNWPPEFRPGEPWKGYPNIDPETDPYVTPGSVINNLSINTVREVDHLRDRNSGSSSSLNTTLPSTSAWSSIRASNYNVPLSSTAQSTSARNSDSKLTWSPGSVTNTSLAHELWKVPLPPKNITAPSRPPPGLTGQKPPLSTWDNSPLRVGGGWGNSDARYTPGSSWGESSSGRITNWLVLKNLTPQIDGSTLRTLCMQHGPLITFHLNLPHGNALVRYSSKEEVVKAQKSLHMCVLGNTTILAEFASEEEISRFFAQSQSLTPSPGWQSLGSSQSRLGSLDCSHSFSSRTDLNHWNGAGLSGTSCGDLHGTSLWGAPHYSTSLWGPPSSSDPRGMSSPSPINAFLSVDHLGGGGESM, via the exons CCGCCACAGCAGCCGcagcagccgcagccgcagccgcagccacCACAGGCCTTGCCTCGGTATCCTCGGGAAGTACCACCACGATTTCGCCACCAGGAACACAAACAGCTTCTAAAGAGGGGTCAGCATTTTCCTGTCATAGCAGCAAACCTGGGATCTGCTGTTAAAGTGTTAAGCAGCCAGTCAGAAAGCAGTGCTTTAACAAACCAACAGCCACAAAATAACGGAGAGGTGCAGAACAGCAAAAACCAGTCAG ATCTAAACCACAACACTTCAGGATCCCATTATGAAAATTCGCAGCGGGGACCTGTGTCTTCTCCGAGTGACTCTAGCACAAATTGTAAGAATGCTGTTGTGAACGACTCCCCTGAGAAAGAAGTATGGCCCTCAGTCCCTGGCAGTGATCCAGAGTTGGCTTCAGAATGTATGGATGCTGATTCTGTCTCCAGTTCTGAATCAGAGAGAAACATCACTATCATGGCTTCAGGGAACACAGGTGGTGAAAAAGATGGCCTTCGGAATAGCACTGGACTTGGTTCCCAAAACAAGTTTGTGGTTGGTAGCAGCAGCAATAATGTGGGCCATGGAGGTAGTACTGGGCCATGGGGTTTTTCCCATGGAGCCATAATAAGCACATGTCAGGTCTCTGTGGATGCTCCTGAAAGCAAATCAGAAAGTAGCAACAATAGAATGAATGCTTGGGGCACTGTAAGTTCTTCATCAAATGGAGGGTTAAATCCAAGCACTTTGAATCCAGCTAGCAACCATGGTGCCTGGCCAGTATTAGAAAACAACGGACTTGCCCTAAAAGGGCCTGTAGGGAGCGGTAGTTCCGGCATCAATATTCAGTGCAGTACCATAGGCCAGATGCCTAACAATCAGAGTATTAACTCTAAAGTGGGTGGCTCTGCCACCCATGGTACCTGGGGAAGCCTTCAGGAAACTTGTGAATCTGAAGTAAGTGGTACACAGAAGGTTTCATTCAGTGGTCAACCTCAGAATATTACCACTGAAATGACTGGACCAAATAACACTACTAACTTTATGACCTCTAGTTTACCAAACTCCGGTTCAGTACAGAATAATGAACTGCCTAGTAATACAGGGGCCTGGCGTGTGAGCACAATGAATCCTCCTCAGATACAGGCTCCGTCAGTTATGAATGGCACTTCCCTTTCTCACCTTAGCAATGGAGAGTCAAAAAGTGGAGGCTCTTACGGTACTACGTGGGGTGCCTATGGTTCTAATTACTCTGGAGACAAATGTTCGAGCCCTAACGGCCAAGCTAATGGTGACACTGTGAATGCAACTCTAATGCAGCCTGGCATGAATGGGCCTGTTGGCACTAACTTTCAAGTTAACGCAAATAAAGGAGGAGGCGTGTGGGAGTCCGGGGCAGCGGGTTCCCAGAGTGCGTCATGGGGAAGCGGGAATGGCGCCAGTTCTGGAGGAAGTCGAAGAGGGTGGGGAGCTCCCGCACAAAACACTGGCACTAATCTACCCGGCGCGGAGTGGAGCAAACTGCCTAGCAATCAGCATTCCAATGACAGTGCAAACGGCAATGGTAAGAAGTTTACAAACGGATGGAAATCTACTGAGGAAGAGGATCAGGGTGCTGCCACATCCCAGACAAACGAGCAGAACAGCGTGTGGGCCAAAACAGGAGGAACAGTGGAGAGTGAAGGTAGTACAGAAAGCACTGGACGCCTCGAGGAAAAAGCAACTGGGGAAAGTCAGAGTAGAGATAGGAGGAAAATTGATCAGCACACATTACTCCAAAGCATCGTGAACAGGACTGACTTGGATCCACGTGTCCTCTCCAACTCTGGTTGGGGACAGACTCCGATTAAGCAGAATACTGCCTGGGACACCGAAACTTCACctagaggggaaagaaagactgACAATGGGACAGAGGCCTGGGGAAGCTCTGCCACACAGACTTTTAACTCAGGGGCGTGTGTAGATAAGACTAGCCCTACTAGTAACGATACCTCATCTGTATCGGGGTGGGGAGATCCCAAACCTGCTCTGCGGTGGGGAGATTCCAAAGGCTCGAACTGCCAGGGGGGATGGGAAGATGATTCTGCTGCTACAGGAACGGTCAAGAGCAATCAGTGGGGGAACTGCAAAGAAGAGAAGTCCACGTGGAATGATTCGCAAAAGAGCAAACAGGGATGGGGTGACGGGCAAAAATCAAACCAAGGGTGGGCCGTGTCCGCCAGCGATAACTGGGGAGAAACTTCAAGGAGTAACCATTGGGGTGAGGCTAATAAGAAATCTAGCTCAGGAGGTAGTGACAGTGACCGGTCCGTTTCCGGTTGGAACGAACTTGGTAAAACTAGTTCTTTTACTTGGGGAAATAACATAAATCCAAATAATTCATCAGGATGGGATGAATCTTCTAAACCTAATCCTTCCCAGGGATGGGGAGATCCTCCAAAGTCTAATCAGTCTCTAGGTTGGGGAGATTCGTCGAAGCCAGTCGGTTCTCCAGACTGGAACAAGCCACAAGACCTTGTCGGATCCTGGGGGATCCCGCCAGCTACAGGCAAACCTCCCGGTACAGGCTGGCTGGGAGGACCTATACCAGCCCCGACAAAGGAAGAAGAGCCCACAGGCTGGGAGGAACCATCCCCGGAATCCATACGTCGCAAAATGGAGATTGATGACGGAACTTCGGCTTGGGGAGACCCAAGCAAGTACAACTACAAAAATGTGAACATGTGGAACAGAAACGTCCCGAACGGCAGCGGCCGTTCAGACCAGCAAGCACAGGTCCAGCAGCTGCTCCCGTCTGCAAGTGCCATCTCCAGCAAAGAGACGGGCGGCGGCTCCG GGCCAAAATCTATGCAAGATGGCTGGTGTGGTGATGATATGCCATTGCCTGGAAATCGCCCCACTggctgggaagaggaagaggatgtAGAGATTGGAATGTGGAATAGTAATTCATCTCAAGAGCTTAACTCATCTTTAAATTGGCCACcatatacaaagaaaatgtcaTCGAAG GGTCTGAGTGgcaaaaaaaggagaagggaaagg GGAACCATGAAAGGTGGAAACAAACAAGAAGAAGCGTGGATAAATCCATTCGTTAAACAGTTTTCAAATATCAGTTTTTCG agaGACTCACCAGAAGAAAACGTACAGAGCAATAAGATGGACCTTTCTGGAG GAATGTTACAAGACAAACGAATGGACATAGATAAACATAGCCTAAATATTGGTGATTACAATCGAACGGTCGGGAAAGGCCCTGGTTCTCGGCCTCAGATTTCCAAAGAGTCTTCCATGGAGCGCAGCCCTTATTTTGATAAG AATGGCAATCCCAGTATGTTCGGTGTTGGAAACACAGCAGCACAAGCCCGGGGCCTGCAGCAGCCTCCAGCACAACCTCTTAGTTCATCTCAGCCTAATCTCCGTGCTCAAGTGCCTCCTCCATTACTCTCCCCTCAG GTTCCAGTTTCATTGCTGAAGTATGCACCAAACAACGGTGGCCTGAATCCGCTCTTTGGCCCTCAACAGGTAGCCATGCTGAACCAGCTATCCCAACTAAACCAGCTTTCTCAGATCTCCCAGTTACAG CGATTGTTAGCGCAGCAGCAAAGGGCGCAGAGTCAGAGAAGCGTGCCTTCTGGGAACCGGCAGCAGCAAGACCAGCAG GGTCGACCTCTTAGTGTGCAGCAGCAAATGATGCAGCAGTCTCGCCAACTGGACCCCAACCTGTTGGTGAAGCAACAGACCCCGCCAGCTCAGCAGCAGCCACTCCATCAGCCAGCCATGAAACCTTTCCTCGAGAACGTCATGCCCCACACTACACCCGAGCTGCAGAAAGGGCCGTCACCAATAAATGCTTTCAGCAACTTCCCTATAG gcttgaactcaaacttgAATGTAAATATGGATATGAACAGTATTAAAGAGCCACAGTCAAGACTAAGGAAGTGGACTACAGTGGACAGCATTTCTGTGAACACATCTTTGGATCAAAACTCCAGCAAACATG GTGCTATTTCAAGTGGTTTCAGGCTGGAAGAGTCTCCGTTTGTTCCCTATGACTTTATGAACAGCAGTACTTCTCCAGCCAGTCCTCCAGGTTCAATAGGAGACGGCTGGCCACGTGCCAAATCGCCTAACGGCTCTAGCAGTGTTAATTGGCCACCAG AATTTCGCCCTGGTGAACCATGGAAAGGTTATCCAAACATCGACCCTGAAACTGACCCTTACGTCACTCCTGGCAGTGTCATAAACAATCTTTCAATTAATACTGTGCGGGAAGTTGACCACCTCAGGGACAGGAACAGTG GGTCATCCTCATCCTTGAACACCACGCTGCCTTCAACTAGTGCCTGGTCATCCATTCGTGCCTCCAACTACAACGTTCCCCTCAGCAGTACAGCACAAAGCACTTCAG CCAGAAATAGTGATTCCAAATTGACATGGTCTCCTGGTTCAGTTACAAACACCTCTCTGGCTCATGAGCTGTGGAAGGTCCCTTTACCACCTAAAAACATCACTGCTCCGTCCCGCCCACCTCCGGGACTGACTGGTCAGAAGCCACCCTTGTCTACGTGGGATAACTCTCCCCTTCGTGTAGGTGGAGGATGGGGAAATTCTGACGCCAGGTATACCCCAG GTTCCAGCTGGGGTGAGAGCAGCTCAGGGAGAATAACAAATTGGCTTGTTCTAAAGAACCTTACACCTCAG ATCGATGGCTCAACTCTGCGTACTCTGTGCATGCAGCACGGCCCACTGATAACATTCCACCTGAACCTCCCACATGGAAATGCCCTGGTCCGTTACAGCTCAAAAGAAGAGGTAGTGAAGGCACAGAAGTCTCTGCACAT GTGTGTATTGGGGAACACTACTATTCTTGCTGAGTTTGCCAGTGAAGAGGAGATCAGCCGTTTCTTTGCACAAAGTCAGTCTCTGACCCCTTCTCCCGGCTGGCAGTCTCTCGGGTCCAGCCAGAGCCGGCTGGGCTCCCTCGACTGTTCGCACTCGTTCTCCAGCCGGACCGATCTCAATCACTGGAATGGTGCTGGGCTGTCGGGAACGAGCTGTGGAGACCTTCACGGCACTTCACTCTGGGGGGCCCCCCATTATTCCACAAGCCTGTGGGGGCCTCCCAGCAGCAGCGACCCCCGGGGAATGAGCAGCCCGTCCCCcattaatgcttttctttctgttgaccacctgggtgggggtggagagtcCATGTAG
- the TNRC6A gene encoding trinucleotide repeat-containing gene 6A protein isoform X4, with translation MRELEAKATKDVERNLSRDLVQEEEQLMEEKKKKKDDKKKKEAAQKKATEQKIKVPEQIKPSVSQPQPANSNNGTSTATSTNNNAKRATANNPQQPQPPQQPPQPPQQPQQPQPQPQPPQALPRYPREVPPRFRHQEHKQLLKRGQHFPVIAANLGSAVKVLSSQSESSALTNQQPQNNGEVQNSKNQSDLNHNTSGSHYENSQRGPVSSPSDSSTNCKNAVVNDSPEKEVWPSVPGSDPELASECMDADSVSSSESERNITIMASGNTGGEKDGLRNSTGLGSQNKFVVGSSSNNVGHGGSTGPWGFSHGAIISTCQVSVDAPESKSESSNNRMNAWGTVSSSSNGGLNPSTLNPASNHGAWPVLENNGLALKGPVGSGSSGINIQCSTIGQMPNNQSINSKVGGSATHGTWGSLQETCESEVSGTQKVSFSGQPQNITTEMTGPNNTTNFMTSSLPNSGSVQNNELPSNTGAWRVSTMNPPQIQAPSVMNGTSLSHLSNGESKSGGSYGTTWGAYGSNYSGDKCSSPNGQANGDTVNATLMQPGMNGPVGTNFQVNANKGGGVWESGAAGSQSASWGSGNGASSGGSRRGWGAPAQNTGTNLPGAEWSKLPSNQHSNDSANGNGKKFTNGWKSTEEEDQGAATSQTNEQNSVWAKTGGTVESEGSTESTGRLEEKATGESQSRDRRKIDQHTLLQSIVNRTDLDPRVLSNSGWGQTPIKQNTAWDTETSPRGERKTDNGTEAWGSSATQTFNSGACVDKTSPTSNDTSSVSGWGDPKPALRWGDSKGSNCQGGWEDDSAATGTVKSNQWGNCKEEKSTWNDSQKSKQGWGDGQKSNQGWAVSASDNWGETSRSNHWGEANKKSSSGGSDSDRSVSGWNELGKTSSFTWGNNINPNNSSGWDESSKPNPSQGWGDPPKSNQSLGWGDSSKPVGSPDWNKPQDLVGSWGIPPATGKPPGTGWLGGPIPAPTKEEEPTGWEEPSPESIRRKMEIDDGTSAWGDPSKYNYKNVNMWNRNVPNGSGRSDQQAQVQQLLPSASAISSKETGGGSGWGEPWGEPSTPATTVDNGTSAWGKPIDSGPSWGEPVAAASSTSTWGSSSVGPQALSKSGPKSMQDGWCGDDMPLPGNRPTGWEEEEDVEIGMWNSNSSQELNSSLNWPPYTKKMSSKGLSGKKRRRERGTMKGGNKQEEAWINPFVKQFSNISFSRDSPEENVQSNKMDLSGGMLQDKRMDIDKHSLNIGDYNRTVGKGPGSRPQISKESSMERSPYFDKNGNPSMFGVGNTAAQARGLQQPPAQPLSSSQPNLRAQVPPPLLSPQVAMLNQLSQLNQLSQISQLQRLLAQQQRAQSQRSVPSGNRQQQDQQGRPLSVQQQMMQQSRQLDPNLLVKQQTPPAQQQPLHQPAMKPFLENVMPHTTPELQKGPSPINAFSNFPIGLNSNLNVNMDMNSIKEPQSRLRKWTTVDSISVNTSLDQNSSKHGAISSGFRLEESPFVPYDFMNSSTSPASPPGSIGDGWPRAKSPNGSSSVNWPPEFRPGEPWKGYPNIDPETDPYVTPGSVINNLSINTVREVDHLRDRNSGSSSSLNTTLPSTSAWSSIRASNYNVPLSSTAQSTSARNSDSKLTWSPGSVTNTSLAHELWKVPLPPKNITAPSRPPPGLTGQKPPLSTWDNSPLRVGGGWGNSDARYTPGSSWGESSSGRITNWLVLKNLTPQIDGSTLRTLCMQHGPLITFHLNLPHGNALVRYSSKEEVVKAQKSLHMCVLGNTTILAEFASEEEISRFFAQSQSLTPSPGWQSLGSSQSRLGSLDCSHSFSSRTDLNHWNGAGLSGTSCGDLHGTSLWGAPHYSTSLWGPPSSSDPRGMSSPSPINAFLSVDHLGGGGESM, from the exons CCGCCACAGCAGCCGcagcagccgcagccgcagccgcagccacCACAGGCCTTGCCTCGGTATCCTCGGGAAGTACCACCACGATTTCGCCACCAGGAACACAAACAGCTTCTAAAGAGGGGTCAGCATTTTCCTGTCATAGCAGCAAACCTGGGATCTGCTGTTAAAGTGTTAAGCAGCCAGTCAGAAAGCAGTGCTTTAACAAACCAACAGCCACAAAATAACGGAGAGGTGCAGAACAGCAAAAACCAGTCAG ATCTAAACCACAACACTTCAGGATCCCATTATGAAAATTCGCAGCGGGGACCTGTGTCTTCTCCGAGTGACTCTAGCACAAATTGTAAGAATGCTGTTGTGAACGACTCCCCTGAGAAAGAAGTATGGCCCTCAGTCCCTGGCAGTGATCCAGAGTTGGCTTCAGAATGTATGGATGCTGATTCTGTCTCCAGTTCTGAATCAGAGAGAAACATCACTATCATGGCTTCAGGGAACACAGGTGGTGAAAAAGATGGCCTTCGGAATAGCACTGGACTTGGTTCCCAAAACAAGTTTGTGGTTGGTAGCAGCAGCAATAATGTGGGCCATGGAGGTAGTACTGGGCCATGGGGTTTTTCCCATGGAGCCATAATAAGCACATGTCAGGTCTCTGTGGATGCTCCTGAAAGCAAATCAGAAAGTAGCAACAATAGAATGAATGCTTGGGGCACTGTAAGTTCTTCATCAAATGGAGGGTTAAATCCAAGCACTTTGAATCCAGCTAGCAACCATGGTGCCTGGCCAGTATTAGAAAACAACGGACTTGCCCTAAAAGGGCCTGTAGGGAGCGGTAGTTCCGGCATCAATATTCAGTGCAGTACCATAGGCCAGATGCCTAACAATCAGAGTATTAACTCTAAAGTGGGTGGCTCTGCCACCCATGGTACCTGGGGAAGCCTTCAGGAAACTTGTGAATCTGAAGTAAGTGGTACACAGAAGGTTTCATTCAGTGGTCAACCTCAGAATATTACCACTGAAATGACTGGACCAAATAACACTACTAACTTTATGACCTCTAGTTTACCAAACTCCGGTTCAGTACAGAATAATGAACTGCCTAGTAATACAGGGGCCTGGCGTGTGAGCACAATGAATCCTCCTCAGATACAGGCTCCGTCAGTTATGAATGGCACTTCCCTTTCTCACCTTAGCAATGGAGAGTCAAAAAGTGGAGGCTCTTACGGTACTACGTGGGGTGCCTATGGTTCTAATTACTCTGGAGACAAATGTTCGAGCCCTAACGGCCAAGCTAATGGTGACACTGTGAATGCAACTCTAATGCAGCCTGGCATGAATGGGCCTGTTGGCACTAACTTTCAAGTTAACGCAAATAAAGGAGGAGGCGTGTGGGAGTCCGGGGCAGCGGGTTCCCAGAGTGCGTCATGGGGAAGCGGGAATGGCGCCAGTTCTGGAGGAAGTCGAAGAGGGTGGGGAGCTCCCGCACAAAACACTGGCACTAATCTACCCGGCGCGGAGTGGAGCAAACTGCCTAGCAATCAGCATTCCAATGACAGTGCAAACGGCAATGGTAAGAAGTTTACAAACGGATGGAAATCTACTGAGGAAGAGGATCAGGGTGCTGCCACATCCCAGACAAACGAGCAGAACAGCGTGTGGGCCAAAACAGGAGGAACAGTGGAGAGTGAAGGTAGTACAGAAAGCACTGGACGCCTCGAGGAAAAAGCAACTGGGGAAAGTCAGAGTAGAGATAGGAGGAAAATTGATCAGCACACATTACTCCAAAGCATCGTGAACAGGACTGACTTGGATCCACGTGTCCTCTCCAACTCTGGTTGGGGACAGACTCCGATTAAGCAGAATACTGCCTGGGACACCGAAACTTCACctagaggggaaagaaagactgACAATGGGACAGAGGCCTGGGGAAGCTCTGCCACACAGACTTTTAACTCAGGGGCGTGTGTAGATAAGACTAGCCCTACTAGTAACGATACCTCATCTGTATCGGGGTGGGGAGATCCCAAACCTGCTCTGCGGTGGGGAGATTCCAAAGGCTCGAACTGCCAGGGGGGATGGGAAGATGATTCTGCTGCTACAGGAACGGTCAAGAGCAATCAGTGGGGGAACTGCAAAGAAGAGAAGTCCACGTGGAATGATTCGCAAAAGAGCAAACAGGGATGGGGTGACGGGCAAAAATCAAACCAAGGGTGGGCCGTGTCCGCCAGCGATAACTGGGGAGAAACTTCAAGGAGTAACCATTGGGGTGAGGCTAATAAGAAATCTAGCTCAGGAGGTAGTGACAGTGACCGGTCCGTTTCCGGTTGGAACGAACTTGGTAAAACTAGTTCTTTTACTTGGGGAAATAACATAAATCCAAATAATTCATCAGGATGGGATGAATCTTCTAAACCTAATCCTTCCCAGGGATGGGGAGATCCTCCAAAGTCTAATCAGTCTCTAGGTTGGGGAGATTCGTCGAAGCCAGTCGGTTCTCCAGACTGGAACAAGCCACAAGACCTTGTCGGATCCTGGGGGATCCCGCCAGCTACAGGCAAACCTCCCGGTACAGGCTGGCTGGGAGGACCTATACCAGCCCCGACAAAGGAAGAAGAGCCCACAGGCTGGGAGGAACCATCCCCGGAATCCATACGTCGCAAAATGGAGATTGATGACGGAACTTCGGCTTGGGGAGACCCAAGCAAGTACAACTACAAAAATGTGAACATGTGGAACAGAAACGTCCCGAACGGCAGCGGCCGTTCAGACCAGCAAGCACAGGTCCAGCAGCTGCTCCCGTCTGCAAGTGCCATCTCCAGCAAAGAGACGGGCGGCGGCTCCG GCTGGGGTGAGCCCTGGGGGGAGCCTTCTACTCCAGCCACAACTGTGGATAATGGTACTTCAGCATGGGGTAAACCCATAGACAGTGGTCCCAGCTGGGGGGAGCCCGTTGCTGCGGCATCCAGCACGTccacgtggggctccagctcTGTTGGTCCTCAAGCGTTAAGCAAATCTG GGCCAAAATCTATGCAAGATGGCTGGTGTGGTGATGATATGCCATTGCCTGGAAATCGCCCCACTggctgggaagaggaagaggatgtAGAGATTGGAATGTGGAATAGTAATTCATCTCAAGAGCTTAACTCATCTTTAAATTGGCCACcatatacaaagaaaatgtcaTCGAAG GGTCTGAGTGgcaaaaaaaggagaagggaaagg GGAACCATGAAAGGTGGAAACAAACAAGAAGAAGCGTGGATAAATCCATTCGTTAAACAGTTTTCAAATATCAGTTTTTCG agaGACTCACCAGAAGAAAACGTACAGAGCAATAAGATGGACCTTTCTGGAG GAATGTTACAAGACAAACGAATGGACATAGATAAACATAGCCTAAATATTGGTGATTACAATCGAACGGTCGGGAAAGGCCCTGGTTCTCGGCCTCAGATTTCCAAAGAGTCTTCCATGGAGCGCAGCCCTTATTTTGATAAG AATGGCAATCCCAGTATGTTCGGTGTTGGAAACACAGCAGCACAAGCCCGGGGCCTGCAGCAGCCTCCAGCACAACCTCTTAGTTCATCTCAGCCTAATCTCCGTGCTCAAGTGCCTCCTCCATTACTCTCCCCTCAG GTAGCCATGCTGAACCAGCTATCCCAACTAAACCAGCTTTCTCAGATCTCCCAGTTACAG CGATTGTTAGCGCAGCAGCAAAGGGCGCAGAGTCAGAGAAGCGTGCCTTCTGGGAACCGGCAGCAGCAAGACCAGCAG GGTCGACCTCTTAGTGTGCAGCAGCAAATGATGCAGCAGTCTCGCCAACTGGACCCCAACCTGTTGGTGAAGCAACAGACCCCGCCAGCTCAGCAGCAGCCACTCCATCAGCCAGCCATGAAACCTTTCCTCGAGAACGTCATGCCCCACACTACACCCGAGCTGCAGAAAGGGCCGTCACCAATAAATGCTTTCAGCAACTTCCCTATAG gcttgaactcaaacttgAATGTAAATATGGATATGAACAGTATTAAAGAGCCACAGTCAAGACTAAGGAAGTGGACTACAGTGGACAGCATTTCTGTGAACACATCTTTGGATCAAAACTCCAGCAAACATG GTGCTATTTCAAGTGGTTTCAGGCTGGAAGAGTCTCCGTTTGTTCCCTATGACTTTATGAACAGCAGTACTTCTCCAGCCAGTCCTCCAGGTTCAATAGGAGACGGCTGGCCACGTGCCAAATCGCCTAACGGCTCTAGCAGTGTTAATTGGCCACCAG AATTTCGCCCTGGTGAACCATGGAAAGGTTATCCAAACATCGACCCTGAAACTGACCCTTACGTCACTCCTGGCAGTGTCATAAACAATCTTTCAATTAATACTGTGCGGGAAGTTGACCACCTCAGGGACAGGAACAGTG GGTCATCCTCATCCTTGAACACCACGCTGCCTTCAACTAGTGCCTGGTCATCCATTCGTGCCTCCAACTACAACGTTCCCCTCAGCAGTACAGCACAAAGCACTTCAG CCAGAAATAGTGATTCCAAATTGACATGGTCTCCTGGTTCAGTTACAAACACCTCTCTGGCTCATGAGCTGTGGAAGGTCCCTTTACCACCTAAAAACATCACTGCTCCGTCCCGCCCACCTCCGGGACTGACTGGTCAGAAGCCACCCTTGTCTACGTGGGATAACTCTCCCCTTCGTGTAGGTGGAGGATGGGGAAATTCTGACGCCAGGTATACCCCAG GTTCCAGCTGGGGTGAGAGCAGCTCAGGGAGAATAACAAATTGGCTTGTTCTAAAGAACCTTACACCTCAG ATCGATGGCTCAACTCTGCGTACTCTGTGCATGCAGCACGGCCCACTGATAACATTCCACCTGAACCTCCCACATGGAAATGCCCTGGTCCGTTACAGCTCAAAAGAAGAGGTAGTGAAGGCACAGAAGTCTCTGCACAT GTGTGTATTGGGGAACACTACTATTCTTGCTGAGTTTGCCAGTGAAGAGGAGATCAGCCGTTTCTTTGCACAAAGTCAGTCTCTGACCCCTTCTCCCGGCTGGCAGTCTCTCGGGTCCAGCCAGAGCCGGCTGGGCTCCCTCGACTGTTCGCACTCGTTCTCCAGCCGGACCGATCTCAATCACTGGAATGGTGCTGGGCTGTCGGGAACGAGCTGTGGAGACCTTCACGGCACTTCACTCTGGGGGGCCCCCCATTATTCCACAAGCCTGTGGGGGCCTCCCAGCAGCAGCGACCCCCGGGGAATGAGCAGCCCGTCCCCcattaatgcttttctttctgttgaccacctgggtgggggtggagagtcCATGTAG